In Sulfitobacter guttiformis, the genomic stretch ATGGGCGGTCTGGACATTGCCACACTGCATCAAGCGGTGATCGCGGCGCGCATCGGATATGTGCGCGCGCAGCCTTATCTGTTTCACGGCACGATAGGTGACAACCTTCTGATGTCGCTGAGGACCTCGCCCAGCACCGTGTTATGGGACCCCGACAAGCGCGACCGCGCAGGTATCGAGGCGCGTAAGTCTGGAAACAGTCCGGATAGTTTTCACGCCGAATGGATCGATCCGTCGCTCGCTGGCCTGAACTCAATGGAGGATGTCTACGGGTGGTGGTTCGAGTTGAGCCGCATTCTCAATACCGACGAACCGATCATCCGTGGCATGCTGGGCACCCGCATCGATGCAGAAACGCATCAAGAGCTAACCCGCTCTCTCGTTGCGCTGCGGCCAAAGGTCTACGAGACCCTCAAAGAGCGCAATCTCGACCGTGCGGTGTATCGTTTTGATCCTGACAAGTTTAACCCGTCCATTCCATTGGGGGGCAACCTTCTGTTTGCCTCGCCGCGCTATGACATCAGCCAGCAGGGGCTAGCGTCGGAAAAAGCGTTCATCGGAATGATTGCGGAAAACGGTTTGGCAGAGCAGGGCATCGCCATCTCGCAAACCCTCATCGAGACGTTGCACCAGACATTCGGCATGGACGGTACCAACCATCCGCTTTTCACCTCTCTCAACATCGAGGAAGGCCTCTACGAGCAGTTGGTCGATATCGCGACACGCCGGCGCAAACAGGGCGATGGCGCGCTCAGCGAGGCAGAATTTGCCTTGTTGCTCACAGTGCCATTTGCCTTCACGGCAGAACAGATTGGTCCTGCTTTCCCCGAAAGCTTCAAGGATGAAATTCTAAATATCCGCCGCAATCGCGGCTCTGCGCTGCGCGAGCTGTCGCGGGAAATGTTTGTTCCAATGGCGCCCGAGAATTATTTCCCCCGCCTGACCTTGCTGGAGAACCTCATCTATGGCCGCATTTCAGCGATGGCGGGGATGCAGTCAGATCTGGTGGTCGATGCCGTGTCGGATGTGCTGCGCGATCACGACCTGCGTGCGCAGGTTGCAACCCTCGTTTTTGATGTTCCGACAGCCATCGGTGGAAGCAATCTGACCCAGTCCATTCAAGAGCGCGCCGCTTTCACTCGTGCCGCGATCAAGCGGCCCGACATCATTGTCTTTGATCAGGCGTTGGGTGGCAGTGATCTGAGCAGCACGCGTGAACGCCTTCGTGATTTGATGCCCGACACCACGCAAATCTTTCTGGATGACCAGTTCGATGCGCCCGAAACCTATGATATGTTCGTCGAGATCAGCCACGGCCGCATTGATGGCGTGGACAGCACCGACCAGCATGACAGTTCCGATAATATCTCCGATGACCTGCGGCGTAAGCTCAATCTGATCCAGCGGAATTCTTTGTTCTCAACGCTGGCGCCACGTGCGCAACGACTGCTGGCATTCGCTGCGCAGTGGTATGACGCGCCTGCAGGAGCCGCGATTTTTGACACCGGGCAAACTGCGGATGCTGTGTACTTGTGTCTCTCTGGCAAGGCCGAGATACGCATGCTCGACAAACAGGGTGCAGAGCATCATATCTCGACGGTCGAAGCAGGGCGGGTGATCGGAGATCTTGCTGTAATTCTGCGAGAGCCGCGACAGGCCAACCTCAAAGCAGTCGAGGATACCCGATTTTTGCGCATCGGCGCCGATCAGTTCCGATCGGTGATCGAGTCGGATACAAATGTTCTGATGAGCCTGCTAAAAACCGTGGCGGGCCACCTCAATGGTGCTGCAGAAGTTATTCGCGACGCGCAAATTGACATACCCCGAAGTGCTCCCGGAGATAAGAAATGAGCGGTCTGATGCCAGATTACAGGGCGCACCTGCTCCATACCAAAGTGGCTGAACCTCAGGCGAAGCTATGGTGGACCTTGCTGGGTCTGGTTGCAATGGTTGGTGTCTACATACCACTCGCACTTTTCTTTAATCAGGCCATCTCCGAGCTTACCCGCTACCGCCCTGGATTTCAGGGCGAGTTAATGGCGGGGGACACGCCGCTGGCGATGTATGTGCTGCTGGCAAGCTTTGGACTGATCAGCGCCAGTGTCTTTATCGTAGTTAAATTTGTTCATAAGCGCAGTGCGCTGACAGTTTTCGGCCCAATGATCCTCGCAGTGCCACAGTTCTTCTCGGTTTTGCGGGCGATGGTTGTTCTGGGTCTGTTGATCTTAGTGCTGCCGCCCTATGGATTTGGCAGTGATCTGGTGCCTAACCTTGCTTTGGGGCTTTGGGCGCTTCTTCTGCCAATCTCGCTTGTGGCTGTATTCGTCCAGATCAGCGCGGAAGAGATATTCTTTCGCGGCTACCTTCAGCAGCAACTTGGTGCGCGTTTTCGCTCCCCGCTTGTCTGGATGGTTTTGCCTTCTGTCTTGTTCGCTGTAGGCCATTACCAGCCCGCAGAAGCGGGCGAGAACGCTGTTATGATCGTGGTATGGGCAGGTTTGTTCGGCATGTTGATGGCGGATCTGACAGCGCGTTCGGGCAGCATTGGTCCTGCGATTGCGGTCCATTTTGTGAATAACGTGACCGCACTCCTCATCACTGCGCTCCCCGACAGCCTTGGAGGGTTGTCATTGTTTCATACGCCATTCGGGATGACAGACACACAAGCGCTGCGCGAATGGTTGCCTGTTGATTTTGCAATGATGATTGTGAGCTGGCTTGCAGCTCGGCTGGCCCTTCGCCGCTGATTGCAATTCCCGCGCGCGCCCCTTATTTGATGGCAAGGCGTAACGTAAAGAGGTCGCGATATGAACTGGATCAACAACTATGTCCGTCCGCGGATCAATTCGATCTTCTCGCGCCGCGAAACACCCGAGAACCTTTGGACGAAGTGCGAAGAATGCGGCACAATGCTGTTTCACCGTGAGGTCAGCGACAATCTGAACGTCTGCACCAATTGCGGCCACCATATGTACATCACTGCCCGTGAGCGTTTTACGGCGCTGTTTGATGGTGGCATATTCGCCGAGGTGAAGGTGCCCGCGCCTACCGTCGATCCGCTCCAGTTTCGTGATCAAAAGAAATATCCGGAGCGCCTGCGCGCTGCGCAGAAAGCCACCGAAGAAAACGAAGCGATGCTTGTGGTATCGGGCGAAATCGGGCGCACTCCGATCGTGGCCTGTGCACAGGACTTCAGCTTCATGGCCGGCTCCATGGGGATGTACGTTGGCAATGCGATAATTGCCGCCGCCGAAGAGGCCGTCAAACTGAAACGTCCCCTGATCCTGTTTTCTGCTGCTGGTGGCGCACGCATGCAGGAGGGTATTTTGAGCTTGATGCAGATGCCGCGCACGACCGTTGCGGTGCAGATGCTCAAGGAAGCGGACCTGCCGTATATTGTTGTGTTGACCCACCCGACAACTGGTGGTGTCACTGCCAGCTATGCGATGTTGGGCGATGTACATATTGCAGAACCGAACGCCCTGATTTGTTTTGCCGGTCCGCGTGTGATCGAGCAGACGATACGCGAGAAGCTGCCTGAAGGGTTCCAGCGCGCCGAATATCTGCTCGAGCACGGGATGCTGGACCGCGTCACCCCGCGCACCGAGATGCGCAACGAATTGATCACCATCACCCGTATGCTGATGGGTCTGCCACCTGCGGTACGGGGCGATTTGCCGCCACCCGCCGAGATACCCCACGAAATGACAGAGGCCGAGACCGCGGATATGCCTATCCCCGAGGCCCCCAAATAGACTGCATCAGCACGTCCACCCCACCAGTACAAAGCGATCCCGCCATGAGCACTCAAACTTCTGACCTCATCCTCGAGCGGATGATGGCGCTGCACCCCAAGATTATCGACCTGACGCTTGACCGAATGCTCCGACTACTCGAGGCGCTGGGCAATCCGCAGAACAGCCTGCCGCCTGTAATCCATATTGCCGGCACCAATGGCAAAGGCTCGACGCAGGCGATGATCCGTGCGGGGCTGGAGGCAGCAGGGAAGACCGTCCACGCCTACACGTCGCCGCACCTCGCACGGTTTCATGAGCGGATACGGCTGGCAGGAGAACTCATTTCCGAAGAGGCGCTGACGCAGGTGCTGGACGAATGTTATGCAGCCAATGGCTCCAACAGCATTACCTATTTTGAGATTACGACCTGCGCCGCGCTTTTGGCTTTTTCGCGAACTCCTGCGGATTACACGTTGCTGGAAGTTGGTCTGGGAGGGCGGCTCGACGCGACGAACGTTATAGAAAATCCCGTGGTAACGGTGATAACGCCTGTTGATCTGGACCATCAGCAATATCTAGGTGAGACACTTCCCGAAATTGCAGGCGAGAAGGCAGGCATTATCAAACGCCGTGTGCCTTGTATCGTTGGTCCGCAGCAGGAGGCAGGGCTTGCCGTGATCGAAGCAACTGCCGCGCGCCATATGGCCCCGGTGAGTGTTTATGGCCAGCACTGGCATGCAAATGTCGAAGGCGGTCGCATGATCTATCAAGACGAACAGGGATTGCTTGATCTGCCGATGCCCAATTTGCCCGGCTTGCATCAGGTACAGAACGCTGGCGGGGCCATCGCTGTTCTGCGTACCTTGGGGTTCGATGCAACCGCCTGTGAAGGCGCGGTCACGCAGGCCTATTGGCCTGCCCGCATGCAGCGGCTCAAGAAGGGTCCGCTGGTAGATGCCGCGGAAACAGCCGAGCTATGGCTCGACGGCGGTCATAACCCTGCTGCGGGGCACGCGCTGGCT encodes the following:
- a CDS encoding ABC transporter transmembrane domain-containing protein, with translation MDRSLFAFIWKYSKREQLVLLVVTILTFPLLYATLELPKRIINDAIGAEGPMVSAFGIELSQIQFLTALCLGYLGAVLVHGLLKMRLNTMKGVTAERLLRRFRFGLISRMMRFPKRYFQNTSQGELVSMVTSEAEPMGGLMGDFIAQPVFQAGQMIIIVVFLFLQSFWFGLAGVALIPLQAYVIPILQRQINLLNKDRIKEVRMLAAEIGETAAGIDDLRNNGGWRFRLAGFTDRLGRLFDIRFKIFQKKFFMKFLNNFITQLTPFFFYLVGGILAIRGEITVGALVAALAAYKDLSAPWKELLDYYNQTQDMALRWEIVTERFDPAGMIDESLFEGTPQDIPHLVGDIKLQHVFVRSSEGSVVLEDITLEIPKGAQVAIKTSSVSERRAFSELLTREVMPTRGTVTMGGLDIATLHQAVIAARIGYVRAQPYLFHGTIGDNLLMSLRTSPSTVLWDPDKRDRAGIEARKSGNSPDSFHAEWIDPSLAGLNSMEDVYGWWFELSRILNTDEPIIRGMLGTRIDAETHQELTRSLVALRPKVYETLKERNLDRAVYRFDPDKFNPSIPLGGNLLFASPRYDISQQGLASEKAFIGMIAENGLAEQGIAISQTLIETLHQTFGMDGTNHPLFTSLNIEEGLYEQLVDIATRRRKQGDGALSEAEFALLLTVPFAFTAEQIGPAFPESFKDEILNIRRNRGSALRELSREMFVPMAPENYFPRLTLLENLIYGRISAMAGMQSDLVVDAVSDVLRDHDLRAQVATLVFDVPTAIGGSNLTQSIQERAAFTRAAIKRPDIIVFDQALGGSDLSSTRERLRDLMPDTTQIFLDDQFDAPETYDMFVEISHGRIDGVDSTDQHDSSDNISDDLRRKLNLIQRNSLFSTLAPRAQRLLAFAAQWYDAPAGAAIFDTGQTADAVYLCLSGKAEIRMLDKQGAEHHISTVEAGRVIGDLAVILREPRQANLKAVEDTRFLRIGADQFRSVIESDTNVLMSLLKTVAGHLNGAAEVIRDAQIDIPRSAPGDKK
- a CDS encoding CPBP family intramembrane glutamic endopeptidase encodes the protein MSGLMPDYRAHLLHTKVAEPQAKLWWTLLGLVAMVGVYIPLALFFNQAISELTRYRPGFQGELMAGDTPLAMYVLLASFGLISASVFIVVKFVHKRSALTVFGPMILAVPQFFSVLRAMVVLGLLILVLPPYGFGSDLVPNLALGLWALLLPISLVAVFVQISAEEIFFRGYLQQQLGARFRSPLVWMVLPSVLFAVGHYQPAEAGENAVMIVVWAGLFGMLMADLTARSGSIGPAIAVHFVNNVTALLITALPDSLGGLSLFHTPFGMTDTQALREWLPVDFAMMIVSWLAARLALRR
- the accD gene encoding acetyl-CoA carboxylase, carboxyltransferase subunit beta; this translates as MNWINNYVRPRINSIFSRRETPENLWTKCEECGTMLFHREVSDNLNVCTNCGHHMYITARERFTALFDGGIFAEVKVPAPTVDPLQFRDQKKYPERLRAAQKATEENEAMLVVSGEIGRTPIVACAQDFSFMAGSMGMYVGNAIIAAAEEAVKLKRPLILFSAAGGARMQEGILSLMQMPRTTVAVQMLKEADLPYIVVLTHPTTGGVTASYAMLGDVHIAEPNALICFAGPRVIEQTIREKLPEGFQRAEYLLEHGMLDRVTPRTEMRNELITITRMLMGLPPAVRGDLPPPAEIPHEMTEAETADMPIPEAPK
- a CDS encoding bifunctional folylpolyglutamate synthase/dihydrofolate synthase translates to MSTQTSDLILERMMALHPKIIDLTLDRMLRLLEALGNPQNSLPPVIHIAGTNGKGSTQAMIRAGLEAAGKTVHAYTSPHLARFHERIRLAGELISEEALTQVLDECYAANGSNSITYFEITTCAALLAFSRTPADYTLLEVGLGGRLDATNVIENPVVTVITPVDLDHQQYLGETLPEIAGEKAGIIKRRVPCIVGPQQEAGLAVIEATAARHMAPVSVYGQHWHANVEGGRMIYQDEQGLLDLPMPNLPGLHQVQNAGGAIAVLRTLGFDATACEGAVTQAYWPARMQRLKKGPLVDAAETAELWLDGGHNPAAGHALAAVLEQMPKVPTYLICGMLNTKDIKGYLRPLAQHVTALHAVSIPGEAATLPAATTAQAAQSVGITAFEAPDAATALRDIVGQAPHGRILICGSLYLAGNILRHNG